The following are encoded together in the Fructilactobacillus ixorae genome:
- a CDS encoding phage tail domain-containing protein, with amino-acid sequence MIDGEPEFNVCKQIKQLQYLGTESSPVLTNNYQNFQGNDGSIFTSSQFGQNVMNVHFKLHVKNYYDYQAKRDEIYNLFMQKKIFRLRFPEDANHVVFVRPVGFDINPFQRAGLDCDINIPFENPTGYKFSRYDSLNQSDLWDDYPLGWNVPIITAEDFHFTDQWAFQLLNPSGIPIDPYGEHHDLKIFMKWIGNRITIVNKSNGSSYEYRGQGNMNMPVVLDGCETFFNGQQVSYNSDFGNIKLEPGFNKIQVSGCKHFDISFKFPFIYV; translated from the coding sequence ATGATTGATGGAGAACCAGAATTTAATGTCTGTAAACAAATCAAGCAATTACAGTATCTAGGTACAGAGAGTTCACCTGTGCTAACCAATAATTATCAAAACTTCCAAGGAAACGATGGAAGTATATTTACTTCTTCTCAATTCGGTCAAAACGTCATGAACGTGCATTTCAAACTACACGTAAAGAATTATTATGATTATCAAGCCAAACGTGATGAAATATATAATCTGTTTATGCAAAAGAAAATTTTCAGATTGAGGTTTCCTGAAGATGCTAATCATGTAGTATTCGTAAGACCAGTTGGCTTTGATATTAATCCATTTCAACGAGCCGGATTAGATTGTGATATAAACATTCCATTTGAAAACCCAACTGGATATAAGTTTTCTCGTTATGATTCATTAAATCAATCTGATTTATGGGATGATTATCCACTTGGGTGGAATGTACCAATCATTACAGCTGAAGATTTTCACTTCACTGATCAATGGGCATTTCAGTTACTTAATCCAAGTGGGATTCCAATTGATCCTTATGGTGAACATCATGATTTAAAAATTTTCATGAAATGGATTGGTAACCGAATTACGATTGTCAATAAGTCCAACGGTTCATCTTATGAGTATCGAGGTCAGGGAAATATGAACATGCCAGTTGTACTAGACGGATGTGAAACATTCTTTAATGGTCAGCAGGTAAGCTACAATTCCGATTTTGGCAATATCAAATTAGAACCTGGATTTAATAAAATCCAGGTTTCGGGATGTAAGCATTTTGACATCAGTTTTAAGTTCCCATTTATTTATGTATGA
- a CDS encoding family 43 glycosylhydrolase: protein MRTIDKINNSVFVYVGFTPDTTKNVWGAESIVCTSDDAFNWQTVAKLPELGNLRDHSTTRYGDYYYIVGTTGFYRTKDFDNFETLDHPFNQNDNVFDCVWAPDFFQDANGNYHIVLTAKLKGSSMTYGKRRMYVFDVDLETGEFTRNWQLANINCEADIDASIQFFNGNYYCFMSHNTIYVAENYLGPYTRTYTNIPYSYSDTQGYEEGPEVVLTNGRPLLFTDQLHSDPKSYWDQSIVVRQSADGGMTNWSYAKPVSCDFGRTIMRHGSFLFKGKAPEQVDYFPDVIVKNSSLGTKVRYG, encoded by the coding sequence ATGAGAACTATTGACAAAATTAATAATTCCGTCTTTGTTTACGTGGGATTCACTCCTGATACAACTAAAAATGTATGGGGGGCCGAATCAATCGTTTGTACAAGTGATGATGCCTTTAATTGGCAAACAGTTGCCAAGTTGCCTGAATTAGGTAATTTACGCGACCACAGTACCACACGCTATGGTGATTATTACTACATCGTAGGTACCACTGGTTTTTATCGTACAAAAGATTTTGACAACTTTGAGACCCTAGATCATCCGTTCAACCAGAATGACAACGTGTTTGATTGTGTTTGGGCCCCTGATTTTTTTCAGGATGCCAACGGTAATTACCATATTGTACTTACTGCTAAGTTAAAAGGTAGCAGCATGACATACGGGAAACGTCGTATGTACGTTTTTGATGTAGACTTAGAAACTGGTGAATTTACTCGTAATTGGCAACTAGCCAATATCAACTGTGAAGCTGATATTGATGCTAGCATTCAATTTTTCAATGGTAATTACTACTGCTTTATGAGTCACAATACAATCTACGTAGCAGAAAATTATCTCGGTCCATATACTAGGACGTACACTAATATTCCATATTCGTACAGTGATACTCAAGGTTACGAAGAGGGACCAGAAGTCGTTCTAACTAATGGACGACCTTTGCTATTCACTGATCAGCTTCATTCTGACCCCAAAAGTTACTGGGACCAGTCAATTGTAGTTCGTCAGTCGGCTGATGGTGGGATGACTAATTGGTCGTACGCTAAACCAGTTAGTTGCGACTTTGGACGAACCATTATGCGTCATGGTTCATTTCTTTTTAAAGGCAAGGCTCCGGAACAAGTAGACTACTTTCCGGACGTGATTGTTAAAAATTCGTCGTTAGGAACGAAGGTACGTTATGGCTAA
- a CDS encoding phage tail protein, protein MANIELIVQGNYKEANFKAKLSQSCVQRSSFYIQWEKNGVWQLQFVAIDDGSLAYNLLTAQASIWFQNQEFIVKQPTVDYASGFNTKTIVATHVYSECQFIVKRDTKPGVLTYRPSDIMSYVFDGNQNGFTWEVKGDFDGQQIENLGNINGQDALKKIVEKWPDTIIYPDNRHIVIYQHDEFAKKHGNRLGYMYNSAEFKFSFDSTNITNQVWCIGKAKDKPEGSTDNTPTEYFFDPFLVKLDESIRKWTHGYPHEAPVISDDRFTDQASMKNYAISSLNPEPTLVIEVTTTENRQPIPCDIVKCQVPDDRIDLDVELVNYTWYPWDSQQVNQNTLNDNAKTIFDYNRSLRSKAYLDLNKLTDKLNGDVGSLQTKLDDTHQQIKDTQDEVKMAQDDAKRANPHVPFGKRWITLGDSITQGYSPDQHGPNIDYPYKASRLLQVASVDNAGVGGGTFSEDGGSDLESKKVVDSHNFANYDFATIAYGTNDFHISSWGNKIADSINYMVNKMRKENPNIRIYGILPPPRHDYSGTIWEQSNGAYSFGALLNCIKDAYQKLNIQYLDWWNDNPVIFSDNKGLSSDHLHPNGYGYDEMTERIVGFINNVYY, encoded by the coding sequence ATGGCTAACATAGAATTAATCGTCCAGGGTAATTACAAGGAAGCAAATTTTAAAGCTAAACTATCACAGAGCTGCGTTCAGCGTAGCTCTTTTTATATACAGTGGGAAAAAAACGGGGTATGGCAATTACAGTTTGTTGCAATCGATGATGGATCCCTGGCTTATAATCTGTTAACTGCACAAGCTAGCATTTGGTTTCAGAATCAAGAATTCATTGTTAAACAGCCAACTGTTGATTATGCTTCTGGATTCAACACTAAAACAATTGTAGCTACTCATGTTTATTCAGAATGTCAGTTTATTGTTAAACGAGATACTAAACCTGGTGTATTAACTTATCGCCCTTCTGACATCATGAGTTATGTATTCGATGGCAATCAAAATGGATTTACTTGGGAAGTTAAGGGTGATTTTGATGGTCAGCAGATTGAAAATCTCGGAAACATTAACGGTCAGGATGCACTTAAAAAGATTGTTGAAAAATGGCCTGATACTATTATTTATCCAGATAATCGACATATTGTTATTTATCAACATGATGAATTTGCAAAAAAACATGGTAATCGATTGGGCTATATGTACAACAGTGCTGAATTTAAATTTAGCTTTGACAGTACTAATATAACCAATCAAGTTTGGTGTATTGGCAAAGCCAAAGATAAGCCTGAAGGGTCAACTGATAATACACCAACAGAATATTTTTTTGACCCATTTTTAGTTAAATTAGATGAAAGCATCCGTAAATGGACCCATGGTTATCCTCACGAAGCACCTGTGATTAGTGATGACCGGTTTACCGATCAAGCATCGATGAAAAATTACGCAATCAGCAGTTTGAATCCGGAACCGACGTTAGTAATTGAAGTTACTACCACAGAGAACCGGCAGCCAATCCCGTGTGACATCGTGAAATGCCAGGTTCCTGATGATCGGATTGATTTGGACGTTGAGTTAGTTAACTACACTTGGTATCCATGGGACAGCCAACAGGTGAACCAAAACACGCTAAACGACAACGCCAAAACAATTTTTGACTACAATCGCTCATTGAGATCTAAGGCCTACTTAGATTTAAACAAGCTCACGGATAAGCTGAATGGAGATGTGGGGAGTTTGCAAACTAAGCTGGATGATACCCACCAGCAGATTAAGGACACCCAAGACGAAGTTAAAATGGCCCAGGATGATGCCAAACGAGCTAATCCTCACGTTCCATTTGGCAAACGATGGATTACCTTGGGCGATTCCATTACCCAGGGTTATTCTCCAGATCAGCATGGGCCTAACATCGATTATCCATACAAAGCTAGTCGATTGTTGCAAGTTGCATCAGTTGATAATGCAGGCGTTGGTGGTGGAACTTTTTCCGAAGATGGGGGATCTGATTTAGAAAGTAAAAAGGTGGTTGATAGCCACAACTTCGCTAACTACGATTTTGCAACCATTGCCTACGGAACTAACGATTTTCACATTTCATCGTGGGGAAACAAAATTGCGGATTCTATTAATTACATGGTCAACAAAATGAGAAAGGAAAATCCTAATATCCGCATCTATGGTATTCTTCCACCGCCGCGACATGATTATTCAGGGACAATTTGGGAACAGTCCAACGGTGCATACTCATTTGGAGCGCTGTTGAACTGCATTAAGGATGCTTACCAAAAATTAAATATCCAGTATTTAGATTGGTGGAATGATAATCCCGTCATTTTTTCAGATAATAAAGGCCTTTCGAGCGATCATCTTCATCCAAATGGATATGGGTATGACGAAATGACCGAACGAATTGTTGGATTTATCAACAACGTTTACTACTAA
- a CDS encoding XkdX family protein codes for MVTHADWVKQIKWLYDENLYSKHEVAKVVQYEYINQDDFKTITGEDYNEFEKDDKDDQA; via the coding sequence ATGGTTACACATGCAGATTGGGTGAAGCAAATTAAATGGCTGTACGACGAAAATCTGTATAGCAAGCACGAAGTTGCAAAAGTTGTTCAATATGAATACATCAACCAGGATGATTTTAAAACGATCACCGGAGAAGATTACAACGAATTTGAAAAGGATGATAAGGATGACCAAGCTTAA
- a CDS encoding pyocin knob domain-containing protein, which produces MTKLNIVPVTRPKADNTNEREQVFPITDIKAVRGLSQFVDGVNKSIKAITGKGIRSNADLVTKADLAKFATKQEVEQAKTDAKDYADELIKHIKTIDVTKMDDGTDANDLTKFGFHVKTQNENVKNIPPYGTINKNGVLIVIPTPTLIYQRWVSFDLPKYEYSRVADIETSLKWFAWAYVS; this is translated from the coding sequence ATGACCAAGCTTAACATTGTTCCAGTGACCCGACCTAAAGCTGACAATACCAATGAGCGCGAGCAAGTATTTCCTATCACTGACATCAAGGCAGTTAGGGGCTTGTCCCAGTTTGTTGATGGTGTGAACAAATCAATAAAAGCCATAACTGGTAAAGGTATTAGAAGTAATGCTGATTTAGTGACTAAAGCCGACTTAGCTAAATTTGCTACTAAACAAGAAGTCGAGCAGGCTAAGACAGATGCAAAAGATTATGCTGATGAGCTCATTAAACACATTAAAACGATTGATGTAACTAAGATGGATGATGGCACAGATGCTAATGACCTGACCAAGTTTGGTTTTCATGTCAAAACGCAAAACGAAAATGTTAAGAACATTCCGCCTTACGGAACGATCAATAAAAACGGAGTTCTAATTGTTATACCAACACCAACGCTAATCTATCAACGTTGGGTAAGTTTTGATTTACCCAAATACGAGTACTCAAGAGTAGCCGACATTGAAACTTCTCTAAAATGGTTTGCATGGGCATATGTTAGCTAG
- a CDS encoding phage holin, LLH family, whose amino-acid sequence MKTLIDYVELIDPTIFIVLGGLALKMVGPYLRAKHLDQKATNIMNAAKVAVTYSAKQTGLDNDQKRELAEKQLTQWASDHGVKLNQDRMAATIEYAYQHLKNGSLIDIKEQTPASQNDQDNLPNIDPKFKFQIQQKQGGNN is encoded by the coding sequence TTGAAAACATTAATTGATTATGTAGAACTTATTGATCCAACAATTTTTATTGTCCTAGGTGGTTTAGCTTTAAAGATGGTAGGGCCTTATTTACGAGCTAAACATTTGGATCAAAAAGCAACTAATATTATGAACGCTGCTAAAGTAGCTGTTACTTATTCAGCTAAGCAAACGGGACTGGATAATGACCAAAAACGAGAACTAGCTGAAAAGCAATTAACGCAATGGGCTAGTGATCATGGTGTAAAGCTAAATCAAGATAGAATGGCCGCTACTATTGAATATGCTTATCAGCATTTAAAAAATGGTAGTTTAATCGATATTAAGGAACAAACTCCAGCTTCTCAAAATGATCAAGACAATCTGCCTAATATTGATCCAAAATTTAAATTTCAAATTCAACAAAAACAAGGAGGTAACAACTAA
- a CDS encoding GH25 family lysozyme, protein MADFPLVVDIAKFQDSSLDFFQNLKSQGVQAVIVQLTAGSKGHPYSKNPKRAEQVANARTAGLRVHAYHYSYAYGHDDTLTEVDNFMEEFRALGFDPNNDFAFLDEEDNSNNPNPATDDVNTWTDAVFNAGVRNVGVYSMASWFTSGRINYDALHCKFLWVANYGVNQPGVDNTSVWQFTDNFFNVDCSYDFFGNLTGTPSASTEETAQPQPATQPDYAITPENGGFIANQTINVRMAPTTSAPVTGQLEPDDGIVYYGYVLNEGFVWIAYKNASGQDRFCVCRKQGGPAWGTFN, encoded by the coding sequence ATGGCAGATTTTCCACTGGTTGTAGATATTGCAAAATTTCAAGATAGTTCTTTGGACTTCTTTCAAAATTTAAAGTCACAGGGAGTACAGGCTGTTATTGTACAGCTCACCGCTGGCTCAAAAGGGCATCCGTATTCTAAGAATCCTAAACGAGCTGAACAAGTAGCTAATGCACGTACAGCAGGATTACGAGTTCATGCTTATCATTATTCATACGCTTATGGTCATGACGACACACTGACTGAAGTTGATAACTTTATGGAAGAATTCCGTGCACTCGGTTTTGACCCAAATAATGATTTTGCGTTCCTGGATGAAGAGGATAATTCAAATAATCCAAACCCAGCAACAGATGACGTTAACACTTGGACGGATGCCGTTTTCAATGCTGGAGTTCGTAACGTAGGTGTTTATTCAATGGCCAGTTGGTTCACCAGTGGGAGAATCAACTACGACGCTTTACACTGTAAATTCCTTTGGGTTGCCAATTACGGAGTTAATCAACCTGGTGTTGATAACACTTCCGTTTGGCAATTTACCGACAATTTCTTTAACGTAGATTGTTCCTATGACTTCTTCGGTAATCTAACTGGAACACCAAGTGCATCTACTGAGGAAACTGCGCAACCACAACCAGCAACGCAGCCAGATTATGCAATCACACCAGAGAATGGAGGCTTCATTGCTAACCAGACTATCAACGTTCGGATGGCGCCTACAACCTCAGCTCCAGTTACTGGTCAATTAGAACCAGATGATGGGATTGTTTACTATGGCTACGTTTTAAATGAAGGCTTTGTATGGATTGCTTACAAAAATGCTAGCGGTCAAGACCGGTTCTGCGTTTGCCGTAAGCAAGGCGGACCAGCTTGGGGGACATTTAATTAA
- a CDS encoding DUF3800 domain-containing protein, translating to MQQLYFYFDDAGVLTNKSWQKYFLYAGYCFQDNNEISDYVRKYINVLSSLKKSLNVSGELKASRLGKIEFGGASGIPREIAENVYPFKYRNKLFNVFKKADSCSIITEISCVNNKIINDKLSTHRFKDFLLKILVKRKIEALIKEGKIDPNLFTKISVFLDEQAVSTNGVYNLEGSIKEELFVGMNNSTGKFFKPIFNQNGDVKVNFKQSDQSPMIQACDILANRIYNGENKPDKCGKYKLLEIPNHQWVKWPLY from the coding sequence ATGCAGCAACTATATTTTTATTTTGATGATGCAGGAGTTTTAACTAATAAAAGCTGGCAGAAATACTTTCTATATGCTGGATATTGTTTTCAGGATAATAATGAAATTTCAGATTATGTTCGTAAATACATTAATGTATTAAGTTCATTGAAGAAATCTTTAAACGTATCTGGTGAACTAAAAGCATCACGCCTTGGGAAAATTGAATTTGGTGGTGCCAGTGGCATTCCAAGAGAAATTGCTGAAAATGTTTATCCTTTTAAGTATAGAAATAAATTATTTAACGTTTTTAAAAAGGCAGACAGTTGTTCTATTATTACAGAAATATCTTGTGTAAATAATAAAATTATTAACGATAAACTTTCGACACATCGATTTAAGGATTTTTTGCTGAAAATTTTAGTTAAAAGAAAAATAGAAGCATTAATTAAAGAAGGAAAAATTGATCCTAATTTATTTACTAAGATTAGTGTATTTTTAGATGAACAGGCCGTATCCACAAATGGAGTATATAATTTAGAGGGTAGCATTAAAGAAGAACTATTTGTCGGTATGAACAATAGCACTGGTAAATTTTTCAAACCAATTTTTAATCAAAATGGGGATGTTAAAGTTAATTTTAAGCAGTCAGATCAAAGTCCTATGATTCAAGCCTGCGATATATTAGCTAACAGAATATATAATGGTGAGAATAAACCTGATAAATGTGGTAAGTATAAATTATTAGAGATACCAAATCACCAATGGGTTAAGTGGCCACTTTATTAG
- a CDS encoding aldehyde dehydrogenase family protein translates to MEFKNDVELDLTNEEVKHNLSQAFKRVSLEMGQKIPFVINGKKIYKDETKDSVNPADKKEVVGKLSLATQSDIDQAIKSCQQAFADWKFVSVSKRNEIAENLVKLIQQNRYELIAWIVTESGKNISEADGEISELVDFIHSYMIGADELKSGLDYLIPSSVEDREARYLPLGVGVAIAPWNFPASILGGMVMGPVLAGNAMLMKPSNDTGVVGYKLFELMESAGFPDGLINFVTGENEEIGDYVVSHPQIRFINFTGSMSVGLHINQLAAVTQLGQKWIKRVVTEMGGKNAIIVDSDADLDKAATGIVQSAFLMQGQKCSAGSRLIVLNSVYDKLIDKIKAKMKKLSNKPAYENGDIGPVIAQRAFDKIKSYIDYGKNDSQNNTLLEGGNYDESTGWFIEPTLFEVTEKSKIFHEEIFGPVLGALKVDTYEKALSLANDTIYGLTGAVYSNNESHIQEAIDKFYVGNLYFNRKTTGAVVYQHPFGGFNMSGTDCKTGTTNYVQQFLELQSVTRSYD, encoded by the coding sequence TTGGAATTTAAAAATGATGTTGAATTAGATCTAACCAATGAAGAGGTTAAACATAATTTATCACAGGCTTTTAAAAGAGTCTCTTTAGAAATGGGCCAAAAAATTCCCTTTGTAATAAACGGAAAGAAAATTTACAAAGATGAAACTAAAGATAGTGTTAATCCAGCTGATAAAAAAGAAGTTGTTGGTAAGCTATCTTTGGCAACTCAATCTGATATTGACCAAGCAATTAAAAGCTGTCAGCAGGCATTTGCAGACTGGAAATTTGTTTCAGTTTCAAAACGTAATGAAATTGCTGAAAACTTAGTTAAATTAATTCAACAAAATCGTTATGAATTAATTGCCTGGATTGTTACAGAAAGCGGTAAAAATATTTCAGAAGCTGATGGAGAAATATCAGAATTAGTAGATTTTATTCATTCCTATATGATCGGAGCGGATGAATTGAAATCAGGTTTGGATTATCTGATTCCTTCATCAGTTGAGGATCGTGAAGCTCGTTACTTACCATTAGGTGTTGGAGTTGCAATTGCGCCTTGGAATTTTCCTGCCTCCATCCTTGGTGGTATGGTAATGGGCCCAGTATTAGCTGGTAATGCGATGCTTATGAAACCTTCTAATGATACTGGGGTTGTTGGATATAAACTTTTTGAATTAATGGAATCCGCTGGGTTTCCTGACGGATTGATCAACTTTGTAACTGGTGAGAATGAAGAAATCGGAGACTATGTGGTATCGCATCCACAAATTCGATTTATTAATTTCACCGGTTCTATGTCAGTTGGTCTTCATATTAATCAACTAGCAGCTGTTACTCAACTAGGACAGAAGTGGATCAAACGGGTCGTAACAGAAATGGGTGGTAAAAATGCCATTATTGTTGATAGTGATGCTGATTTGGATAAAGCGGCCACGGGGATTGTTCAATCTGCTTTTTTGATGCAAGGACAAAAATGTTCCGCAGGCTCAAGATTAATTGTTTTAAATTCTGTTTATGATAAATTAATCGACAAGATTAAGGCTAAGATGAAAAAGTTAAGTAATAAACCTGCTTATGAAAATGGTGACATTGGACCTGTAATCGCGCAACGAGCTTTCGATAAAATTAAGAGTTATATTGATTATGGAAAAAATGATTCGCAAAATAATACTTTGCTGGAAGGCGGAAATTATGACGAATCTACAGGATGGTTCATTGAACCAACACTTTTCGAAGTAACTGAGAAGTCAAAGATTTTTCATGAAGAAATTTTTGGCCCAGTTTTAGGGGCACTTAAAGTCGATACTTATGAAAAGGCTTTATCGTTAGCAAATGATACTATCTACGGATTGACTGGAGCGGTTTATTCTAATAATGAATCCCATATTCAAGAGGCTATCGATAAATTTTACGTAGGTAATTTATACTTTAATCGTAAAACTACAGGTGCAGTTGTTTATCAACATCCTTTTGGTGGTTTTAATATGTCAGGGACAGATTGTAAGACAGGAACTACTAATTATGTACAGCAATTCTTAGAATTACAATCTGTAACTCGCTCTTACGATTAA
- a CDS encoding tyrosine-type recombinase/integrase, whose amino-acid sequence MYKLKYSKRHDGVFQYKTNKGIKWGYRLPYYDSFHKRKESQKRGFNSEMDAYRARLNEESKVFNYQSELVENRNITLKQYAEMFLETRTNSIKISSLRIYKKDFQKLVSLIGDRKLSKLNKTIYVKEVINELVSEGYKKNSIKSFHNRMMTLVNSAVDDGIIDRNRLSGIKIPETGKREKRIMTKDELRQFNQQLSKEKIRDQVCMTALEETGMRQGELCGLKWEDVDFKTLKINVRRTRDSLGPRTPKTPSSKREISISVKLASLLKSYRLETSQKFLKHGKKFNDQTYILQSNLLNPIQTYVISTTLSKILKHAKLDYLVGHFTPHTFRHQFASYLLNSGVPLTEISKTLGHSNPSITLSIYSEAAPDKNDNLAQKFNELW is encoded by the coding sequence ATGTACAAACTAAAATACTCAAAACGTCATGATGGTGTATTTCAATATAAGACTAACAAAGGAATCAAATGGGGTTATCGTCTCCCCTACTATGATAGTTTTCATAAACGAAAAGAGTCGCAAAAACGTGGATTTAATAGTGAGATGGATGCTTACCGCGCGAGATTAAACGAAGAGTCAAAAGTATTTAATTATCAATCAGAACTAGTTGAAAATAGAAATATCACGTTAAAACAATATGCAGAAATGTTTCTAGAGACTAGAACCAATTCAATAAAAATATCATCCCTTAGAATTTATAAAAAAGACTTTCAAAAATTAGTTAGCTTAATTGGTGATCGTAAGTTATCTAAATTAAATAAAACCATATACGTAAAAGAAGTAATTAATGAGTTAGTTAGCGAAGGATATAAAAAGAATTCAATTAAGAGCTTCCACAATCGTATGATGACATTAGTAAATTCAGCGGTTGATGATGGTATTATCGATCGTAATCGCCTTTCTGGTATTAAGATTCCAGAAACTGGTAAAAGAGAAAAGCGAATTATGACTAAAGATGAGTTACGACAATTTAACCAACAGCTGTCTAAAGAGAAAATACGTGACCAGGTATGTATGACTGCTCTTGAAGAAACTGGAATGCGCCAGGGTGAACTATGCGGATTAAAGTGGGAAGACGTTGATTTTAAAACGCTCAAAATTAACGTTAGACGAACGAGAGACAGTCTAGGACCAAGAACACCTAAAACACCATCAAGCAAGCGAGAGATATCAATTTCTGTTAAATTAGCTAGCTTACTAAAAAGTTATCGCCTAGAAACATCACAAAAATTTTTGAAGCATGGAAAAAAGTTTAACGATCAAACTTATATTTTACAAAGCAATTTGTTGAACCCAATTCAGACCTATGTAATTTCAACTACTTTAAGTAAAATTCTAAAACATGCAAAACTAGATTATTTAGTCGGCCACTTTACGCCTCACACATTTAGACATCAATTTGCCAGCTATTTACTTAATTCTGGAGTTCCTCTAACGGAGATATCTAAAACGTTAGGACATTCTAATCCATCAATTACACTGTCAATTTATTCTGAAGCAGCACCAGATAAAAATGACAATTTAGCACAAAAATTTAACGAATTGTGGTAG
- a CDS encoding DUF5067 domain-containing protein, translated as MKKIILSTVILASSIALVGCSSSNKDSKSSSKSQIVSVPKKNNYYFKNNVAKLHDEKIEITKTKVINPGEEGNQYGDKPIIAFWYKTTNYTDKKIDPISAWESVFEAYQDNNKNQENKLNVGMLPDEKYLDSQTQAIKKNGTVENAISYELSDTTTPVQLKASKGIDGKALGDQTYKLK; from the coding sequence ATGAAAAAAATCATTCTTAGTACTGTTATTTTAGCAAGTTCAATTGCGCTTGTTGGTTGTTCTTCTTCTAACAAAGATTCAAAGAGCAGTTCAAAATCGCAAATAGTAAGTGTGCCTAAAAAAAATAACTACTACTTTAAAAACAACGTGGCTAAGCTTCATGATGAAAAAATTGAAATAACTAAAACTAAAGTTATAAACCCTGGGGAAGAAGGTAACCAATATGGTGATAAACCAATAATTGCTTTCTGGTATAAAACAACTAATTATACAGATAAAAAAATAGACCCAATCAGTGCTTGGGAATCAGTCTTTGAGGCATATCAGGACAATAATAAAAATCAAGAAAATAAATTAAATGTTGGTATGCTTCCGGATGAAAAATACTTAGATTCACAAACACAAGCTATAAAGAAAAACGGAACTGTTGAAAACGCTATTTCTTACGAGCTAAGCGATACCACTACCCCAGTGCAATTAAAAGCAAGTAAAGGAATAGATGGAAAAGCTCTTGGAGACCAAACTTATAAACTAAAATAA
- a CDS encoding Ltp family lipoprotein: MPKDNKTKKKFYKRWWFWVLVVIAVIVIISASNSSNGGNDSSSSKDKTSKTAKSNNDSGNNNSGKKVSTEYNNAYETAKTYMSTQGMSKKGLYDQLTADTGEKFKPEAATYAVNKFSEDDYKKAAVKSAKTYSKDMHLSASDVYSQLTSDSGEKYTPDEAKYAINKLHLGNVDTSNSDNQADTNDTDTSGN, from the coding sequence ATGCCAAAAGATAACAAAACAAAGAAGAAATTCTACAAAAGATGGTGGTTCTGGGTATTGGTTGTAATTGCAGTTATTGTAATTATTTCAGCATCTAATTCATCTAATGGTGGAAATGATTCTAGCTCGAGTAAGGATAAAACTTCTAAAACGGCTAAATCAAATAATGATTCTGGAAATAATAATTCTGGAAAAAAAGTTTCTACCGAATATAACAATGCATACGAAACAGCTAAAACTTACATGAGTACTCAAGGAATGAGTAAAAAAGGACTTTATGATCAACTTACAGCTGATACTGGTGAAAAGTTTAAACCAGAAGCAGCTACTTACGCAGTAAACAAATTTAGCGAAGACGATTACAAGAAGGCTGCTGTTAAGTCAGCTAAAACTTACTCAAAAGATATGCACTTATCAGCTAGTGATGTTTATAGTCAATTAACTTCAGATTCAGGCGAAAAATACACTCCTGATGAAGCTAAATATGCTATCAATAAACTTCACTTAGGTAATGTTGATACAAGTAATTCAGATAATCAGGCTGATACTAACGATACTGACACATCAGGTAATTAA